The following coding sequences lie in one bacterium genomic window:
- the lipB gene encoding lipoyl(octanoyl) transferase LipB, producing MQLLSLEPLPIQIIALGTIGYEEALEIQHEIHADVQKGMRPQTLILCEHQPVITHGKSAATESLLSEHETLTEAGISLVKTGRGGDFTYHGPGQLIAYPIIDLRTRKRDVAWYMRGLEEVVLRTLSLYEVKGHRIEGRTGVFVDLSKNIHPERKQKICSIGVRISRWCTLHGLALYISDQSRGFSHLHPCGYPDIDVASLEDFGINCDRKELEKNFLESFCDVFRFVQNERAQGTRS from the coding sequence ATGCAGTTACTCTCTCTTGAGCCTCTTCCAATTCAAATCATTGCCCTTGGTACGATTGGATATGAAGAGGCTCTGGAGATTCAACATGAGATACACGCAGATGTTCAGAAGGGCATGCGTCCGCAAACACTCATCTTATGTGAACATCAGCCAGTAATTACCCACGGAAAGAGCGCTGCAACTGAGAGCCTTCTCTCTGAACACGAGACTCTCACCGAAGCTGGAATCTCGTTAGTAAAAACGGGAAGAGGCGGAGATTTCACGTATCATGGACCTGGGCAGCTTATTGCGTATCCGATTATCGATCTCCGGACGAGAAAAAGAGATGTTGCATGGTATATGAGAGGGCTTGAGGAGGTAGTGCTACGAACTCTTTCTCTCTACGAGGTTAAGGGTCACAGAATAGAGGGACGTACCGGGGTCTTTGTTGATCTTTCAAAAAACATCCACCCTGAACGAAAACAAAAGATTTGCTCAATCGGAGTTCGGATTTCTCGGTGGTGCACTCTGCACGGACTCGCCCTGTATATTTCAGATCAATCACGTGGTTTCAGTCACTTACATCCGTGTGGATACCCAGATATCGATGTGGCTTCACTTGAAGATTTTGGAATAAACTGCGACCGTAAGGAGCTAGAAAAGAATTTTCTCGAATCATTTTGCGACGTTTTCAGATTCGTGCAGAATGAAAGAGCTCAAGGCACGAGGAGCTAA